CCTAACGTGGCCTGATCCAGTATAAACGTCCAATATAACATCTATGcccattgtacagaattccagtgGACTAGATCCTTCTCCATTCATTTCCAATGTAGAGGACACCACTGTAGTTTCTGTATTTGTTCTCAGTTTTATCCCCTTTTCTCCTGAAGAATCTTCCTGGTGTATATTTATTTCACAGGAATCGGACGCCCTCCAGGATCGCATCAGTTTccatatgtgagcctagacagtgagctcTGATAGATTGTTCAAATGTGGGCGATATCAATGCTAAGAGGGTACGGTAGTattgtagttatgttactggactagtaatccagaggcctggattaataacccagagaacgtgagttcaaattccaccatggtagtttgagaatttgaattgttaaaaaaaaatctggaaacaaaattttaaaggagcgaccgtgaagctgtcggattgttgtaaaaacccaactggttcactaatgtcctttagggaaagggaacctgccgtctttacccggtctgggcctacatgtgactccagtcctgcaccaacgtggttgactcttgactGCCCCCCGAGGTGGCCGAGCAAAccactcggttgtatcaaactgtttgggcaactagggatgggcaataaatgccggcctcgccagcgacgcccacaccccgagaatgaataataaagaaAGTTGATCCTGATCTCATTGGACATCCACCGATACGCACGGTTCTGTTGTGAGGGAGTCGTTGAATTAATGGCTGATACGGTGTGGTAAACAGTTTACAAATTGAATACTTTTATTCAAAAACTAGGATGCAAGCAGGACACACTGCTTACCAAATGACATTAGTTTTATATTTACACAACAGATGGGACAGTTTGCACACTTTTTGTGTCTAGCCGATTTTCTAATTACACTTAcattaaaaaagacttgcattgatccaCTTCTACCATCTGCCCATGCTTCACAAATCCAATATTCTTGGGTAAGCAAAGTACTGCCTGACCTCCCTTCTTTGATAACTTCCTAATTCTTGTGTTTCCCTTGTCATTGTGAACCAATTGCCTTAATCAACTCTGTCATTTCATTCCCCATCACGGAAGTAGACGTAATCTGAGTTAGAGACTCAATTCCTCCTGAACTCAGGTTCCGAGGACCTACTTTGGTAAAGAGCCTATCCTCCCTTCAGGCTGACGTCCTATTAAAGAACATCTCTTGTTACGACTTGACAATTAGAAAGAGTGATATTGAAACCTCAGAGATTTCAAAAACTAACATTACCAAAAACAAACTGTTATCTCTTTACCTGCGAGATCAGAGATTTGACACTGCACATGGTTAGGCTGAGAAAGTCCATTGTGTTtctgaaaaaaaagacttgccaaatatacagtgcctttcacgctcaggacatcccaaagcgctttacagccaattaaattcttttgaagtttagtcactggtgtaatgtgggacatagggcagccaatttgtgcacagcaagatcccacaaacagcaatgtgataatgaccagatcatgttttaatgatgttgattgaaggataaatattgaccaggacactggggagaactcccctgctcttcttcgaaacagtggcatgggatctttcacatccacccgagagggtagacagggcctcagtttaacatctcatccgaaagacgacacctcagcactcccacagtactgcactgggagtgtcagcctagattatgtgctcaggtctctggagtgggacttgaacccacgaccttctgactcaggaggcgagagtgcgacccactgggcCAAAAAAAACCTAAAGAGGGAAGAAATATTGCACAGCAGTCGAACAATACGTCTGCTCGACTATTCTTCCGCTGGATAAACAGAAACCATACGTGGGTAAGTTAAAAAAACAGCTGTCACTGGTGTTCCAAAGGGCAGCATTGCCAATGGACAGTCACTGAAACAGTTGTTCAATCCTGGTTATTAACCTATGAACTTGGTTCTTCTGAGCCTTTCAGCCCCCCCTCTAATCGGGTGATGATTCCCCCTTTAAAAGGGTCAACGCTGCCACCTCACATCCTCTTCACTGTCACCGCACATGAGGTCGTGAATCATATCAACTCTGCGAAGCTTCCATCCTACAGATTTTGAAGCGCACTCCCACCACACAGCATATTTTTCTCAGGCTCAAGACAGAAACTCTGTGTGGCAAATATGTTCTCAACTGAAACCAGCAGCTTTGGTCATTTGAGTGCAACCAGATCAAGGAGCCGTGATGTCGGAAACCATCTGAAGAACTTGCTGCAGGGGTGGAGGAGCCCCCGCTTAAGGATCGTGCTTCATTAATTGAAACCGGCTGAAAAGATTCCTGGCCTTCATCTTATCGTTATATTCCACCATCATGTCCAACTTACTGTGCCCAAGGGTCATTCGATTTGTTGATCTCGTCAGCCCCCCCGAGGGTTGGTGTGAATCTCTGCTGCGGTCATCGTGCTGTTCAGTTCTACGCAGCACTTCTCCACGACTGACCTTTGGCGAATTAGCATTCCACGCTCGCGGAGGGGACGAGGGAGGGGTCAGCGTTCTTGCATCAGACAAGCCATCCTTTAGTATTTTGGTTGTTCTGGATGGGACAACAGGATTTCCTCTTTGCTTGACAGCAGCCCCATGATCTCGGAGGCGAGTGTTGTTTGGATAATGCACACCGTGATCATAGTTGGGTTTTGGGTCAAAAAGCTCAAATCCATTTGGCTTAGCCAATGGCTGATGGCTCCAGTTATTGCTCGATTTGTTAATCTCTTTGATTTTCCGGTCAATGACAGGCGTGTTATTGGAAGCACACGGGCTAGTTTGCTTGCGTTCCCACAGTACCTTAGCAGCTGGGGTGGCGGACTGTACGACACTGTGAGGACTGCTGCTGGACAGGCTGCTGGACGGGTTCGAAGGGACGGGTTCTGCCAGCCACTCCTCGACGTGGTGCTCGGGAGGCATTCGGAGATTTGATGTGTAATAACAAAGATTCACATCCACCGGGCTGGAGAAACGCTCGATCGGTTTCGACTCTGCGTAAAGGCATCGAAACTCATCATCAAACGCTTGCACTACCTGTCCCGTCAATAGAGTGACGAAATTGAGATGCACCTGTCCCGACAGCCAGGTAAAGCtagcaaaaaaaacccaaaaaaaaACAGTTGGTCAATTATTCTTCAGAACATGAATCCCCTCAAGATGTTTTGGTCTTTCTGGACCAAGCATCACTTGCAGTCAAGAGAACAAGTGGACAACCCAGTCTGAACCCCTCCCAACACTGCTTGGAGCTGCCTCCCTGAAACGTGTAAGGACTGGCCAGGAAcgactctccctctttccctgtgaGAGGCACCCAGACTCCATTTAGCACCTTCCCGCGGTAGCATTAATCGTAGCTGCATCCTACCACTGCCATTGTGCAGCCCGCTGGGATGTCACAACACCCCAGGCACTGCACTGCCAATAAGTCCAATCCTTTCTTTGTCGTTTCTGCTGGCATTGGAACTGCTTGGATTAtctgaaatacattttttttagacTCAATACTTCCTTTCACTCGGTGGGGTTAGGCAGAGGAGATAGGCCTAGAAACTTGTTTGCACCCAAAAATTGAATGGTTAGGCCCGAGGCCCACCTAAAGCAAGACCACAGGCCTCATCGTCATCGAACACCTAATGagcatccccaggcagctcgtcGGAGAAGAGGCCTCGAGGATCAGGCCGTTGCTTCGCTGGCAACGGCCCTTGGGTAAGTCCTTAAAGGGGGCCAGGAGAGGGGGGTGACCGGGAGAGAGGGTAGAGGTAGCCAAGATCGGGGAGGCTTAGATGCTCGAACAACAGGCGTGAGGCCATCAAGTTTCTAGGCCATaaggaggaggtcaccagctccTCTTTGTAGTTCCATCAAAGTGTGTTCTTCAAGCCACTCCTAGTCCCTGCACCCAAGCTGGGGAGTCACAAATGTTGTGTCACTTGACTTTAGAATCAGCAATCATCACAACAGAGAACAAGGGGGGATCGATATAAGATtagatgtaagagatttagaacagagagcaggagaaatgtttttttttaaacacagtagGTAGTGAGGCTGTGGGGTGCCCCATTGAAGTTAGTGATGGAAGTAGAGAccgtgtcaacatttaagattagTTCACATAGGCGATTGAAGGAAAGAGGGGAATAAGGGGATTCGGGCCAGTAGGATCTGGACTGCTGCGCGTGTAGAGGATAAACATCAACAGGGacaggttgggccgaatggcctgtttccttgttgcaacttctatgtaattctatgcaacagTTCCAAGTGATTCATTTATCCAGCTCCCGCAAAGCTTGCATCAAAACCAGGTCTCACTGTAACACCTGTGGGAACTTTAGTTTGTCACTTGTATTCTAGCCATGAGCCGCATGCTGCTAGCAGGGTTATACGTACtcattgagatacagatcagccatgatctaattgaatggcggaacaggctcaaggggctgagtggcctcctcctgttcctatattcctatttgTGTAGAAGATTTTGACTTACATGATGGAGATATttttaactttatttttaaaatggaaaaaaaaacctgtttaGTAAAAGTAAATTGCCGCCATATTAAACCAGGCTGCACTTTTCACACTTAGTccctagatttttttaaaaattagttcttgggatgtgggcgatgttGACAAGGtctcatttactgcccatccctagctgcccagaGAAGGTGATGCAACGATTGTTCTTACAACATTAGAGGCCATTAAGAATTAAGCACGTCGTGTGGGACTGGAACGTAGGCCAGaccaggaagtggggggggggaatggggggcaggtttcccctccccctcgaAGCAcattgtcaaggccttagagagggtgcagaagagatttaccacaatggtaccggggatgagggacttcagttacgtggagagactggagaagctgggagtgttctccttagaacagagaaggttaaggggagatttgatagaggtgttcaaaatcatgaacggttttgatagagtaaataaagagaaactgtttccagtggcagaagggtcggtaaccggaggggacagacttaaggtgattggcaaaagagccgcaggcgacatgaggaaactttttttaacatagcgagttgtgatgatctggaatgtgctgcctgaaagggaggtggaggtagaatcaatagtaactttcaaaagagaattagataaatatttgaagggaaaaaatttatagggctatggggaaagggcaggggaataggattaattggatagctctttcaaagagccaccatgggcaggatgggccgaatggcctcctcctgtgctgtacctactacaatACTAAGATTAGTGAACGAtttgggtttttaagacaatccggcagctttcatggtaaATTTTTCTGGTGCTGGTTCACAAATAACCAGATTTATCGAatgcaatttcacaacttgcccacGTTGGGATTTTGAACTCCCAGCCTCTGGGTGGCTGGTCCAGGACCATAGCCGTGCCCAGAAACCTGGCAGAGCTCATGTGCATCACGCCACTTTATATTTTAAAAGTAAATATCttcctccatcctcctccccgtTTTTAAAGGATTGCCTCTGCTCCTCTTTGACAAGCTCAAGTGTAGATTGCGAGCCCACTCCCATGCTTCAGGCCACGGCTGCTGCTGCTCTGACTTAACCCGGGGCTTACATCGTGGGGTGGATTCAATCTCTTGGGCCTGTGCAGTCACGACTAAAGGTTTAACGGCCCTCTGTAGCGCACTTAATGCATTTGTAAATTCCTTTATGCTACTTTAATATAGCCACCAGTGCACGGAGGAGTTTCACATGAACTTATTAAGCattgcgctatcaaagaaaattaatgaaaggaaagaacttacatttatatagcacctttcacgacctcaggacgtcccacagtgttttacagccaatgaggtacttttcaagtgtagtcactgttgtgatgtaagaaacgcggcagccaatttgcgcacagcaagatcccacaaacaatgcaataatgaccagataatctgctttaatgatgttggttgagggataaatattggcccaggacaccagggagaactcccctgttcttcttcaaaatagtggctgtgggatcttttacacccacctgacagggcaggcaggaccttgatttaacgtctcatccgaaagatggcacctccgacagtgcagcgctcccccagtactcgcactggagtgtcagctggattttgtgcccaagtctctggagtgggacttgaacccacgaccttctgaatcagaTATGACAGGTGCttacccactgagctatggctgacactACAAAACTCCTGGGTCCAGCCCCCTTGGTGGCGCCCGTCCGTGCTTGTTGAGGCCCCTTGGAAAATCCACCTTACAAGATGAGTCTCATTACCCACCTGAGCTCGTCACTCTGTTTACATCACACCACTGTATCGAAAAGCAGGGCTGTCACGTCATCAAGCTGTAACTGTGCCCACCCATATGGAGCCATGTGTACCATTGGTAACTGACTGTGAGTTACAAGGCTGTAACTTGAACAGAATATTCTTGGAGCAAGTGAGCACATATAGCACAGTTAAACAGGCTGATACTCAACAGGGTTCACAAACCCCCTTGGGGGGCCAGTGAGGTCGTCAGATTTCAGTACTCGTTAACCGACCAGTACGTTATTTCTGTTACCGTATAATAATAAAAAAGCAATATTCTACAAACAGCAGCACTGCTTTCCTTTGGTTAATGACACAGTCTTTCAGAAGTTAGGACTGGAGTCCCTGGGTGTGTGTCCCTATTTGCAGGAATCCCTGCTATTGTAcctatagtaaacaattttacaacaccaagttatagtccaacaattttatttttaatcccacaagctttcgggggctttccccttcctcaggcggtgtggaagtgacaatttcgaatccttcgcattttaagatcacataacaaagcctggtgattactgcccgttgccaaggcaatcacagtgagcagacagaaaggtgtcatctaaaaggccactgaatatacaacccccccaaaaaaaaactattttttgggggggttgtatattcagtggccttttagatgacacctttctgtctgctcactgtgattgccttggcaacgggcagtcatcaccaggctttgttatgtgatcttaaaatgcgaaggattcgaaattgtcacttccacaccgcctgaggaaggaggaagcctccgaaagcttgtgggattaaaaataaaatcgttggactataacttggtgttgtaaaattgtttacaattgttaaccccagtccatcaccggcatctccacatcattgtaccTATACTTAGAGGTCCCACAATATGCCAATAGTTACAGGGGGTCCTCAGAATGTGCCAATAGTTACAGGGGGTCATCAGAATGTGCCAATAGTTACAGGGGGTCCTCAGAATGTGCCAATAGTTACAGGGGGTCCTCAGAATGTGCCAATAGTTACAGGGGGCCCTCAGAATGTGCCAATAGTTACAGGGGGCCCTCAGAATGTGCCAATAGTTACAGGGGGCCCTCAGAATGTGCCAATAGTTACAGGGGGTCCTCAGAATGTGCCAATAGTTACAGGGGGTCCTCAGAATGTGCCAATAGTTACAGGGGCCCCTCAGAATGTGCCAAtagttacagggggtccccgaaaCAGAAAAGTTTGCCCACCATTGCTGTAGATGGTTGATGAGCAATATCAATGAAATGGTGGTAAAACAGAATAAGCGAGAATGGCTGAGCGACAGATAGAACATACGACTGCCCCGGGGCCTTGAGCTAATAGATCCAAAATTCACCTTTACGGCCTGCTTAGGGAGGTTATTGCAGTAAAGTTGGCGTAACGGGATTGCAGACTTCTACACGCAAACCTTCACCAATTCTCAATTTTATTCCATCTTTATTATTTGGGGactaacacacactcacaaaaCGTTCTCTCTGTCCTTCTTTGTCTATCAGGgtcggccatggctcagtggtaccacccTCACCtcagagttagaaggttgtgggttaaagccccattccagagacttgagcacaacatttcggctgacattcccagtgccagtactgagggagtgctgcactgtcggaggtgtcgtctttcggatgagatgttaaactgatgccccatctgccctctcaggtggacgtaaaagatcccatggcactattcgaagagcaggggaattctccccggtgtcctgggcaatatttatccctcaactgaaatCGAAAACCAATGGCCCGGTCATTTacttcatcgctgtttgtgggatcttgctgtgcgcaaattggctgccgcgtttccaacattacaacagtgactacacttcaaaagtacttcattggctgtaaagtgctttgggacattctgaggtcatgaaaggcactgtggaaatgcaagttctttctttctgttttcaCATGTGGAATTCTATCCAATGTCAAGTTGTTTTTAAACTTGGTCAGCTTGGCGTTTGCTAAATACTGAAAtccgaaaatgctggagaagctcagcaagtaaggcagcgtctgtggagaaagaaacagagttaacgtttcaggtcgaagacctttcgtcagacctTTCGTCTTCGACCTGGCGCTGGATTTCTACGAATGGAGTAGGATCAAGTGCGTGCTCAGCTGGGTTTCCAATGCTTATACAGTGTGTTGGGAGTTTTTGGTTAAATATTACGATTTACCGGGGATTGAAGAGTATAAATAAGAGGTTAAATACTCCATTCCGCACCGGTGTCAGctctgtttcatagaatcatgcgccacaggagggggccattcggcccatcgtgcctgtgctggctctttgaaagagctatccaattagtcccaccctcctgctctctccccacagccctgcaaatgtttccttttcgtgtatttatccaattcccttttgaaagttactactgaatctgcttccaccgccctttcaggcagtacattccagatcataacaactcactgcataaaaagaattctcctcatctcccctccctcccccttcccagttctttagccaattatcttAAGTTTCAAATTGTGAGAATggagtaaaaaaaacaaaaaaggtgAGAAAATGCTAAACAATTAAAAACTCAAAACAAATACACTGCTGGTTTTGGGACTTTATCTGCTTCTTGTGCCTTTAAAGAAAATGGATGTCATCAGCCTGAGGCACAGATGAAAAGCTCCTAAAACTTCCCCTTGGAACGGTTCCAATCAGCGCACCTCACCCAGTTTACAGCAAGTCAGCTCTTACCACCGATCACACCAAGTTTCAGATGACATGAATGCTTCAGTCAGGATACCATTGTTTAGGTCCCCAGTTCACCAAGTTCCTCGACTAACAGCAGCCCCTCGGGCCTCTGAACTCTCTCCTGCTGGGGCACTTTGAAGAACGTCATTAATCCTGTGACAACTgagggacattttttttaaagacagtGTTTTACTTGGAACACAAGATACCGTGGAGTGATTACAGCCTAACTGTAGGCTTTGACTGAGCTGTACTGTACACAGGGTAATGTACACAGGACAGCAATTGGAATATTGTCATCTTTTGTTTAAATGTTTACATAAAAGTTCTGCAAGGTTCACAAACAGCAGCCCAGtaattgagagttcaaatcccaccacggtgaTGTTgtcaaattgaatttaataaatacaGTAATCTGTGGGCTACCagcagaggggaaaaaaagacgCCACAAAagctgttgtaaaaacccaactggttccctCGAGTCCTTCTAGGGGACTTGTcaccccctacctggtctggatTATTTGTGGCTTTCCGGCCAACTACACGTATAAAGAATCGTGCTCGTGCGAACAGTTGTGCAATTCACCCCACAGTACAAGTGAGACGAATTTAACACAATGTAGATCAGGTCCTATTACAGAGCCACATTCACTGGAAGTTTACATGTAACGTAAGTACGGTATCAGGTTCTTGACACATTCCCAGTAACATCTGATCTATGAATCATGTGTTGTGGTGTGACATACAACAGCTAACAGGTCACATTGCCGGTATCAACTTAACCAGACCATGAGGAAATTGGTTGATCTGATTTGGAATTTGCTTTTCCATTTTATCTTCACTTCCTCTATTAATTAAGATGTATTTGTTTCCTTCTCCCAATTTCAATTATCCCTAAATTCCcgattccctccccacccccaatatttggccaatatttatccctcaatcaacatcactaaaacacagattatctggtcattatcacgttgctttttgtgggatcttgctgtgcgcaaattagctgcagcgtttcctacattacaacagtgactacacttcagaagtatttcattggctgtaaagcgctttgggacatcctgaggtcatgaaaggtgctctataaatgcaaatctttctttcttttcctgaaGCAAGCtagtgaatttcaatataggtaagtgtgagggtagtgcattttggtaggaagaataaggaggtcacatactgcttggataataagagtctaaatagagtagaggagcaaagggatctaggggtacaagtacacaaatcacaaagtagcgatgcaggttaataaggtgacagaaaaagcaaaccaagcacaggggttcatttctagaggaatagaattgaaaagcagagaagttatattaaacttgtttgaatccttggttagagcacacttagggggagtactgtgcacagctctggtctccatattataaaaagatatagaggcattggagaagatgcaaaaaagattcacaaggatgataccagaactgaggggatatacttatcaggaaaggctgaataggcttgggctcttttctctagaaaagagaaggctgaggggtgacctgatagaggtctttaagataatgaaagggtttgatagggtagacacagagaaaatgtttctacttgtgggggtgtccaaaacttgaggtcataaatataagatagtcactaataaatccaatagggattcaggagaaacttctttacccagagagtggttagaatgtggaactcgctaccacaaggagtagttgaggcgaatagcatagatacatttaaagggaagctagataaacacacgagggagaaaggaatagaaggatatgatgatagggttagatgatgagcgatgagaggaggctcatgtggtgcataaacaccggcatagaccagttgggccgaatggcctgtttctgtgctgtagtttcaatgtgacTCGTTTCCTCTAGCACCGGCAGCCCTCCGCGATTCTGAGGCTGAGGCTATCAGATTGCTCGAGGCCAGGAGTTCTGGGCCACCCTGGACTTTGCCTCGCTGAGTTAGGTGTCGATGTAGTGCCCGCGGAGGGGTCCAGGATCGACGGGTTGTGTGACGAGAGAGGCGAACCAGGCCCAGGCCAGAAATGGAGCAGGTCAAAGGCCACATGTGGCCAGCAGTAGTGGGATGGCGCCTGCGGACAGATGCAGCAGTGCGGCCGAGTATCTTAGTGTGTGAGTCTCCACAGTGAGTGTTGGTGGGCTCATCAACCATACAGTGAATGACGAAcaggcctgatcctgtcctcacccaacatccttaCACGGCCATTTTCAAGTAGGGATCaatgataatgatcaggagcaggaacactgactgatttccccccccccgccacctttAGCCCAAGTGTGCTGTGTTGTCTATTGTCATTCATCTGTtaccactggcaagagggtcagtaaccagaggacacagatttaagatcattggcaaaaaaaaatgggggtggggattttttttaagcagcgagtttttatgatctggaatgcgctgcctgaaagggcggtggaagcagattcaataataagtttcaaatgggaattggataaatacttcaaaaggaaaaatttgcaagactatggagaaagagcgggcagtgggattaatcgagtagctctttcaaagaacgggcataggtacgatgggccgaatggcctccttctgtgatgtaagattctatgatctgagATCAATTAATTCAAGTCAGCATAAGGATCAAATCtgagaccttcctgatctgtaagaAAGTCCACTGATATTTAACAAGAGAAACGACAGGTTAATATTTTGCGTGGAAAATCTTTGTCAGAACTCACtgtttctcttttcagatactgTTGTGTATTTTTggcagtttctgttttttttttccctcacgaTCTTTCGCACCTCCCTTGTGTTGAGAAGGGTTTTGTTGCACATTTTCCTTTAAACAAGGGGCACTGACGGCAGTGGAATTGATTGGTTTGGAGGATTAACGAGTGCGACAGAGGAAGGGAGCTGAGTGAGCTTGTATCACTGAACCTCAATCACCTCAGGTTAATGGCCGTGTCTCCACAAAATGTTAATCCAGGTCACACACTATTGGGATCAGTAACTCTTTCCAGTAAGGAACGCAGGAACaggatgtaggccattcagcccctcaagcctgttccaccattcaattggatcatctgtacctcaactccatttccccgcctttgctGCATACCCCTTgatatccaacaaaaatctaccgatttCAAGTCCTGgaattttcaattaacccccagcatccacagtcttttggaggaagagagtttcagatttccactcccctttgtgtgaaaaaatgcacagTACCCTGGTGATATCATCAGCATTTGCTATATTaaataaaaaaagttaaatttctTTCGGTAAATGATTTTAAATAAGGATTATCCACGACAACGCTGGCTCTTTAAGAGAGCTAGTAACTGGTTCATCACAGTTGAATAATCCTGACAGAATTGGATCCacccaatttatttttttaaaaacccatccACCTGTTTCAAATCTCAGCCCTGAGCCTGAAACAAAACTTGCTTTTGAGCACATTTCTGTAAAGgacagtacataagaacataagaaataggagcaggagtaggccaatcggcccctcgagcctgctccgccattcaataagatcatggctgatctgatcctaacctcaaatctaaattcatgtccaatttcctgcccgctccccgtaacccctaatttcctttacttctaggaaactgtctatttctgttttaaatttatttaatgatgtagcttccacagcttcctggggcagcaaattccacagacctaccaccctctgagtgaagaagtttctcctcatctcagttttgaaagagcagccccttattctaagattatgccccctagttctagtttcacccatccttgggaacatcctcactgcatccacccgatcaagccccttcacaatcttatatgtttcaataagatcgcctctcattcttctgaactccaatgagtagagtcccaatctactcaacctctcctcatatgtccaccccctcatccccgggattaaccgagtgaaccttctttgtactgcctcgagagcaagtatgtcttttcttaagtatggacaccaaaactgtatgcagtattccaggtgcggtctcaccaataccttatataactgcagcaat
The window above is part of the Heptranchias perlo isolate sHepPer1 chromosome 19, sHepPer1.hap1, whole genome shotgun sequence genome. Proteins encoded here:
- the fam83c gene encoding protein FAM83C, producing MNANGKYETHIPHKPSSRKPLGKLAQRVEEVKNPWRPSSTLELSHSEAARLATDALLESGPAAYRRALTEERELPFLSQLEIAYITLSPAAELPVPTAELGEGGCRRSLALSEQTSLTYFPMQSDSEAPLLDLGWSKPHNSGSLPSETHIIFQRDKTHSIKDTIRRLLSEAKSLIAIVMDLFTDVDILCDLLEASNKRRVPVYLLLDESHLEHFMFMCDELDIQKDHLHNMRIRSVMGDTYCTKSGKKFNGQVLEKFMIVDLEQVVAGSYSFTWLSGQVHLNFVTLLTGQVVQAFDDEFRCLYAESKPIERFSSPVDVNLCYYTSNLRMPPEHHVEEWLAEPVPSNPSSSLSSSSPHSVVQSATPAAKVLWERKQTSPCASNNTPVIDRKIKEINKSSNNWSHQPLAKPNGFELFDPKPNYDHGVHYPNNTRLRDHGAAVKQRGNPVVPSRTTKILKDGLSDARTLTPPSSPPRAWNANSPKVSRGEVLRRTEQHDDRSRDSHQPSGGLTRSTNRMTLGHSKLDMMVEYNDKMKARNLFSRFQLMKHDP